The Acidiferrobacter thiooxydans sequence CGTCACGACCATCCCAAATCAAGTCCTCGGCGGGGATCTCGCTGAGAAAGCGGCTGGGGCTGGTCTCCTGGGGCGCCCCTTGGCGGCGCCGTCGCCGCGCATAGCTCAAGGTCAAAGTTTGGCGCGCGCGCGTCATGCCGACGTAGGCCAGGCGGCGTTCTTCCTCCACGCCGCTTTCGACTAGGCTCGCGCGATGCGGGAGGAGATCCTCCTCCACTCCTACGAGAAAGACATGAGGGAATTCCAGACCTTTGGCAGCATGCAGCGTCATCAGTCGTACACTTTGGCCGTCAGGCTCCCGGTCCCGGTCTCCCATGCCGTTTAGAATGAGCTGTGAGACCACCTCGTCGAGTGTGCGTCCGCTCGCGTCCTCGCCGAGGCGGTCGACCCACGCCAGGAATTCCTCGAGCAACGCCAGCCGCCGGCGGCCTGTGCGGTTGTCGCCGGCCGCCTGCAAGGCGTGTCCCTCATACCCGACCTCGCGTAGCGCCTCGCGCAACAGTGCGCCCGGGGCCAGGCTTCGCGCCTTTTCGCTCAACCCCTCCACAAGCAGCGCAAAGCGCTGCAAGGCAGCCACCTGTGGGGCGGCAAGATGCTGCGCGAGCCCGAGTTCCTGACAGCAACGCAGCAGGGGTTGGCCACGGCGGTGGGCATAGTCGCGCAGGCGTTCGACAGTCGAGGGACCCACTTCGCGCTTGGGGACGTTGCAGACCCTAAGGAACGCCGCATCGTCGGCAGGGTTGTGAATGAGACGTAGATAGGCGACCGCATCGCGCACCTCCACACGATCGAAAAACGATGTCCCGCCGCTCAAAAAGTACGGGACGCGATGTTCGCGCAGCACCTGTTCCAGGGGCCGCGCCTGGTGATTTCCCCGATAGAGGATGGCGTAGTCCCCGAACTCCGCGCGACGCACGAACTTGTCATGCAAGAGCGCCGTGACGACGCGGATCGCCTCATGCTCTTCATCGTCGGCCACCAGGACCTTCAGGGGGTCGCCGAAGCCAAAGGCGCTCCAGAGTCGCTTCGGGAACAGGTGGGGATTGTTGCCGATCACGGCATTCGCGGCCTTGAGGATGCGCCCGGTCGATCGGTAATTCTGTTCAAGCTTTATGACCGTAAGCCGCGGATTGTCGCGCGCCAGCCGGGCAAGGTTCTCGGGACGCGCGCCGCGCCACGAGTATACGGATTGATCATCATCACCGACCGCTGTGAAGGCCGTGTCGGCAAGCGCGCGCGCCAGCCGGTATTGCCCATCGTTGGTGTCCTGATATTCATCGACCAGGAGATAGCGCAGACGCTCCCGCCAGCGCGCGCGGGCCTCGGCATCCTCGGTCAATAGCTGCGCCGGGAGCAGGATGAGATCGTCGAGGTCTATGGCGTTGTAGGCGCGCAGCCGCTCGACATAGTCGGCGTAGATGGCGCCGCCGTCGGGTGATTCGAGGGCGGCGGTGGCAGGGGGGATACCGGCATCCTTCCAGGCGCGCACGCGCTGTGCGATCTCCTCGGCGGGGGTGTCGCTGCGCAAGCGCTCCCGGCATAGGTCTTTGATGAGCGCCTCGGCATCCCGCGGATCGAGCAGGGTAAAGCCGTGCCGCAGACCGAGGGCCTGCGTTTCCTCGCGGATGATCTTCAATCCAAGGGCATGGAAGGTCAGGACACTTAAGCCTCGGCGGGTGGTCGATGGTAGCAGCCCGCTCGCGCGTTCGCGCATCTCGCGTGCCGCCTTGTTGGTGAACGTGACCGCGGCGATATGGGCGGGATCGTAGCCGCCGTGGGTAATGAGGTAGGCGATCTTGCGGGCAATCACCGTGGTCTTGCCGCTACCGGCACCGGCCAGGACGAGCACGGGCCCATCGATCAGTCGCACGGCCTCGCGCTGCTGGTCGTTCAAGCCCTCCAGGATCTTCATGGGCACCTCGATATACAATGGCGGCCACACGCAACCGGTCTTGCGTCTACCAACCACGCGTAGGCCGATGTCGGGGCAGGTGGCGGCAAGGCCGTGGGGTTTTGGGTCACGGTCGATAGGGGCGGCACGCGGGCAGTCTAGCGAGGTCTGCGTGCACCGACAATCTTGACAGGGTACGCTTGGGCATGCGCGCCACGAAGCGATGGGGGATGGCGGGCGTTGCTCATGCGTCCGTGCCCTCCCGCAAAATTTCAGAGCGATATCGTCTCCATATGCGGGACATACTCCTCCGGGACCGGGAAGTTGCTCAGATCTTTGGCGATGGCCGCGCGCAGGAACGAGTCCACCCACCAGAAGATATCGTATTCGCGGACAAAACGCTTGAGTTTATGCATGCGTGCGCGTCGTTCGCCGGGTCCCATGATGATCGCCCGCTGGATGGTCTCGGCCACCTCTTCGACATTGTAGGGATTCACCAGCAGCGCGCCCTTTTGCAGCTGCGCGGCGGCCCCGGCGAACTCCGAGAGGATCAGGACGCTGTTATTTTCCGGGGTAGCAGCGCAGAACTCCTTGGCGACGAGATTCATGCCGTCTTTGAGGGGCGTGATGAGCGCGATCTCGCAGGCACGATAATAGGCCAGAAGCTCGGTGCGACTGAGGCTGCGGAATATGTAGTGGATGGGGACCCACCCCGATTGCGTGAACTGGCCATTGATCTCGCCCACGAGCCGCTCCATTTCCATCTTCAGGGCATTGTATTTGGGGATGTCTTCACGGCTTGGCACCACGACCTGGATAAGTGTGGTGCGATGATGCAGCTCTGGGAAGCGCTGCAGGGCATTGCGGAAGGCCTCGAATCGATGACAGATCCCCTTTGTATAGTCGAGCCGGTCTACGCCCAGCAGGACCTGGCGGCCGGGCAGGTCCTCGTGAAGTTCGCGGGCCTTGCGCACGACCGCCTCGGCCTTGCTGCCGCGTGCGAATTCCTGGTAGTCGATGCCGATAGGGAAGGTGCCTACGCGCAGTTCGCGGTTCCCGACGCGGATCGTGATTACCTGTCCCTTGCCGCTCACCGACAGGTCCGGGGCGATCAAACGCACACACTGGAGGAAATTGCGGCGGTCGCGCAGGGTCTGGAATCCGAGCAGATCGTATTCGAGCAGGGCGCGCAACAGCGGAAAGCGCCATGGCAGCTTCATGTAGATGTCGAGCGGCGGGAACGGGATGTGGAGAAAAAAGCCCATGCGCGCCGCAATCCCCTGCGCCCGCAATTCCTGACCGACGCTCATCAGATGATAGTCGTGGATCCAAATGAAGTCGCCGGGACGCGTATTTTGCATGATGACGTCGGCGAATCGGCGGTTGACGCGGTTATAGGCGTCCCAGTAGCGCGGTGCGAAATTGCAGTGCGACTGAAGGTCGTGAAAGAGCGGCCAGATCACCTCATTGGCGAATCCGTAGTAGAAATCCTCCTTGTCACGCTGGTCGAGCGCCACAGGTTTCAGTGAGTAGCCGGAATGACGCGTCGCCTCGCGCAATAACCCCGAAAGCGTCGCGGGATCGGCGTCCGAGGTGCCAGGCCATCCGATCCATATCCCGCCGCGATTACGCAATACCGGGGCCAGTGCGCTCACAAGTCCCCCGGAACCTGGGATGAAGGTCCACTGGCCATCCACCTGTTTGACGACCACCGGCAGCCGATTGGAAACGACGACGAGCCTATCGCCGCTTTGTGTCATGTCGTTCATGACGTCTCCTTTGCGATAGGGTCTGGCAAGGGCTGGGTATGGGCCACTGGCTGGTGCGCGAACTCGATGCCCTGCTCGTAGAAGGCATGGAAAATAGCCAGGTTGATGGCGTGCTGAACGTCCCTGTAGGCGTCGACATATTCCTCCCGCACGCTGTATGCCACCTCGAAGATCAGCCCCTGGGGCTGGTAGTCCGTGAAATACGCACGCAGAAATCGCGCGCGGCCGTCGTTCTGCACTATACCCTCGATGAGGGTCGTGGTGCGCGCCAGGGCCTCATGAGTGTTTTCGTAGGTCAGATAGAGTGTAGACACGAGCGTGCGTTCGCGCATCCGTTTGTAGTTGCGCATGCGGCTTTTGACGATATCCGAGTTGCTGATGATGATCTGCTCGCCCGATGGGCTGCGAAGGCGCGTGGTCCTCAGACCGATGCGCTCGACGGTTCCCGTGTAGGTATCTATGGCGATGGGGTCGCCAAGGACGAAAGGCTTGTCGAACAGGATCCAAAGCGACGCCAGGAAATCGGCCAGGGTGCTTTGCACGGCAAGCGCCAACGCAACGCCGCCCACGCCAAAGCCCGCGAGCAGGGCGGTGACATTCACGCCCAGGTTGCTGAGTGCCGCGAGCGTAAGGAGCAGCCACAGGAGGATGGTGGCAATAAGTCCCACGGCGACCACGACCGTGCTGCGTTCTCCATCCTGGCTGTGCGCCCGGTAATGATCGATGCCGGCTTTTATGAACGCGTGACCCCACAACGCCGCCTGCACGAACAACGCGGTTACGACGATGTCGCCCACCAGTGCCCGACTGAGGTCGGGGGGTGTCAGGCGTTCGCAGGCGGCGGCCGCCGCAAGCGTCGCCAGGAACCAGGAATGGGTCTGGCGCGCGGCCTTGTCGAGGAACACAGGCCAGGCAGCGCCGCCCTGCGCGGCAACCCTCAGGATCCCTTGGCTCATGCGCAAAACAGCCTTCAAGAGCGCGAATATCGCC is a genomic window containing:
- a CDS encoding UvrD-helicase domain-containing protein, coding for MKILEGLNDQQREAVRLIDGPVLVLAGAGSGKTTVIARKIAYLITHGGYDPAHIAAVTFTNKAAREMRERASGLLPSTTRRGLSVLTFHALGLKIIREETQALGLRHGFTLLDPRDAEALIKDLCRERLRSDTPAEEIAQRVRAWKDAGIPPATAALESPDGGAIYADYVERLRAYNAIDLDDLILLPAQLLTEDAEARARWRERLRYLLVDEYQDTNDGQYRLARALADTAFTAVGDDDQSVYSWRGARPENLARLARDNPRLTVIKLEQNYRSTGRILKAANAVIGNNPHLFPKRLWSAFGFGDPLKVLVADDEEHEAIRVVTALLHDKFVRRAEFGDYAILYRGNHQARPLEQVLREHRVPYFLSGGTSFFDRVEVRDAVAYLRLIHNPADDAAFLRVCNVPKREVGPSTVERLRDYAHRRGQPLLRCCQELGLAQHLAAPQVAALQRFALLVEGLSEKARSLAPGALLREALREVGYEGHALQAAGDNRTGRRRLALLEEFLAWVDRLGEDASGRTLDEVVSQLILNGMGDRDREPDGQSVRLMTLHAAKGLEFPHVFLVGVEEDLLPHRASLVESGVEEERRLAYVGMTRARQTLTLSYARRRRRQGAPQETSPSRFLSEIPAEDLIWDGRDEKPPEERLAHGESHLKGLRGLLGQGS
- a CDS encoding trehalose-6-phosphate synthase, whose amino-acid sequence is MNDMTQSGDRLVVVSNRLPVVVKQVDGQWTFIPGSGGLVSALAPVLRNRGGIWIGWPGTSDADPATLSGLLREATRHSGYSLKPVALDQRDKEDFYYGFANEVIWPLFHDLQSHCNFAPRYWDAYNRVNRRFADVIMQNTRPGDFIWIHDYHLMSVGQELRAQGIAARMGFFLHIPFPPLDIYMKLPWRFPLLRALLEYDLLGFQTLRDRRNFLQCVRLIAPDLSVSGKGQVITIRVGNRELRVGTFPIGIDYQEFARGSKAEAVVRKARELHEDLPGRQVLLGVDRLDYTKGICHRFEAFRNALQRFPELHHRTTLIQVVVPSREDIPKYNALKMEMERLVGEINGQFTQSGWVPIHYIFRSLSRTELLAYYRACEIALITPLKDGMNLVAKEFCAATPENNSVLILSEFAGAAAQLQKGALLVNPYNVEEVAETIQRAIIMGPGERRARMHKLKRFVREYDIFWWVDSFLRAAIAKDLSNFPVPEEYVPHMETISL
- a CDS encoding mechanosensitive ion channel domain-containing protein, coding for MITYYWQQLGQQLARYRFSGHSALVWIATILVFGAIFALLKAVLRMSQGILRVAAQGGAAWPVFLDKAARQTHSWFLATLAAAAACERLTPPDLSRALVGDIVVTALFVQAALWGHAFIKAGIDHYRAHSQDGERSTVVVAVGLIATILLWLLLTLAALSNLGVNVTALLAGFGVGGVALALAVQSTLADFLASLWILFDKPFVLGDPIAIDTYTGTVERIGLRTTRLRSPSGEQIIISNSDIVKSRMRNYKRMRERTLVSTLYLTYENTHEALARTTTLIEGIVQNDGRARFLRAYFTDYQPQGLIFEVAYSVREEYVDAYRDVQHAINLAIFHAFYEQGIEFAHQPVAHTQPLPDPIAKETS